In Deltaproteobacteria bacterium, one DNA window encodes the following:
- a CDS encoding HEAT repeat domain-containing protein: MDTLLYNLVRLLNVALVNMRVYAPDHPTTAASVQKAFGVLSQMVQDKGELSLGVVENTLLVGEAPVEGADAFIVKFVEELVTRNIDGLVFYPEISEDEFRVFLDCMSQDPDRLTAGGGVQSFLESRGVSHVVANEVRYAKIKDSLNTGEGLDEAVIAAFLMGKVPALPGDQKDLGALLEEAPAKVAEMIDAGLSEVRERGGNESELARSANRAIERMVRLVESKWGGSEKCLGIMARIVFSLSPDAQAAIYRYRADHADRPEDRLDSIVTDFSDQEAIRLICNVYRGGLRSPEILARVVKKVLPTQERRKRIAQDLGRELIGSGMGEEAWESLKDEILWESFTLGQKVERLASRTQLAPSDLVRIRQVAPKLAEERMGPEMARLLKALVAGLKTDDPETRRAVASYLGQFYGIVEDSGRFKRADLFFLKKLIGAVKGEEEQHVREAILQSLAAILKREILEARFRVAARALLALSRLGFLEPLIQRCDSLVSQDLTDQLTGALGQGDKTRRDEALAILRLLGRAVLESVLFALEREENPDVRRRLVSVVRSMGKEITGEIVHRLADNRWYVVQTALYVLAEIGDKTLSPDLLTSSVYHEDIRVRKQAVKTLSRLGGKGSTRILCELLKDGNEEIRLLALRALGEAGDNMAVPYIIPLVEKKKLKGFKSDVMRQTAMEVLGKIGDPRAVPVLLGILRSKGVFKKEDETIRKVAVQALGAIRDPELEGVLREVLESEADSGVREAARRALLNLNPPEDRNVSASAP, from the coding sequence ATGGATACCCTTCTCTACAATCTTGTTCGTCTTCTCAACGTCGCGTTGGTCAATATGAGGGTCTATGCACCGGACCATCCGACCACTGCTGCCAGTGTGCAAAAGGCCTTCGGAGTACTCTCCCAGATGGTTCAGGACAAGGGGGAACTATCCCTCGGTGTGGTGGAGAATACCCTGCTCGTAGGGGAGGCACCTGTGGAAGGGGCAGACGCGTTCATTGTGAAATTCGTTGAAGAATTGGTGACGCGAAACATAGACGGCCTCGTCTTCTATCCTGAGATCTCTGAAGATGAGTTCAGGGTTTTCCTTGACTGCATGAGTCAGGACCCTGATCGGCTGACCGCCGGTGGAGGCGTCCAGAGCTTTCTCGAGAGCCGCGGCGTCTCCCATGTGGTGGCCAACGAGGTGCGATACGCAAAGATAAAGGACTCCCTCAATACCGGCGAGGGGCTTGACGAGGCCGTGATTGCCGCCTTCCTCATGGGAAAGGTACCTGCATTGCCGGGGGACCAGAAGGATCTCGGCGCTCTTTTGGAGGAAGCTCCGGCCAAGGTTGCAGAGATGATCGATGCAGGGCTGTCTGAGGTAAGAGAAAGGGGCGGAAACGAATCGGAACTGGCCAGATCGGCCAACCGGGCCATCGAGCGGATGGTTCGTCTTGTGGAAAGCAAGTGGGGGGGATCGGAGAAATGCCTGGGCATTATGGCCCGGATCGTCTTTTCCTTGAGTCCTGACGCCCAAGCAGCCATCTATAGATACAGAGCTGACCATGCAGACCGGCCGGAGGATAGGCTTGACTCTATCGTAACGGATTTCTCAGACCAAGAAGCGATTCGTCTGATCTGCAATGTCTACAGGGGAGGACTCAGATCACCTGAGATACTGGCCAGGGTGGTGAAGAAGGTGTTGCCCACTCAGGAGCGGAGAAAGAGGATCGCACAAGATCTGGGGAGGGAGTTGATCGGATCCGGCATGGGTGAAGAGGCCTGGGAGAGTCTAAAGGATGAGATCCTCTGGGAGAGCTTTACCCTCGGCCAGAAAGTCGAGCGCCTGGCCTCGAGAACGCAGTTGGCCCCGAGCGATTTGGTTCGGATCAGGCAGGTTGCCCCGAAACTCGCAGAGGAGAGAATGGGGCCTGAGATGGCCAGGCTTCTCAAGGCCCTGGTGGCCGGGCTCAAAACGGATGATCCTGAGACTCGAAGAGCTGTAGCCTCCTACCTCGGCCAGTTCTACGGGATCGTGGAGGATTCGGGGAGATTCAAAAGGGCCGATTTGTTCTTCCTAAAGAAGTTGATCGGGGCCGTCAAGGGGGAAGAGGAGCAACACGTGCGGGAAGCGATTCTCCAGTCTCTGGCGGCGATTCTGAAAAGAGAGATACTGGAGGCCCGCTTCAGGGTTGCTGCCAGGGCATTGCTCGCCCTCTCCAGGTTGGGTTTCCTGGAACCCCTGATACAGCGATGTGACTCTCTGGTTTCCCAGGATTTGACCGATCAGCTGACAGGTGCTCTCGGGCAAGGAGACAAGACCCGAAGGGACGAGGCCCTGGCCATCTTGAGACTCTTGGGAAGGGCGGTCCTCGAATCGGTTCTCTTTGCGCTGGAAAGGGAGGAGAACCCGGATGTGCGAAGGAGATTGGTCTCGGTAGTGCGGTCTATGGGAAAGGAGATCACAGGGGAGATCGTACACCGTCTTGCGGACAACCGGTGGTACGTCGTTCAGACAGCCCTCTATGTACTCGCTGAAATCGGCGACAAGACACTCTCACCAGACCTTCTGACAAGTTCGGTCTACCATGAAGATATTCGGGTGAGGAAGCAGGCCGTCAAGACCCTGAGCAGGTTGGGTGGGAAGGGAAGCACCAGGATTCTCTGTGAGCTCCTGAAAGACGGAAATGAGGAGATTCGGCTTCTCGCCTTGAGAGCCCTCGGAGAGGCCGGAGACAACATGGCCGTGCCCTATATTATCCCCCTCGTGGAGAAAAAGAAGCTCAAGGGCTTCAAATCCGACGTTATGCGGCAGACTGCCATGGAAGTCCTCGGGAAGATAGGGGATCCGAGAGCCGTTCCGGTGCTGCTCGGTATTCTGAGAAGCAAGGGCGTTTTCAAGAAAGAGGACGAAACCATCCGGAAAGTGGCTGTTCAGGCCCTGGGGGCTATCAGAGATCCTGAGCTCGAAGGGGTCCTCCGTGAGGTCCTCGAAAGCGAGGCCGACTCCGGTGTGAGGGAAGCAGCAAGGAGAGCCCTCCTCAACCTGAACCCACCCGAAGACCGGAACGTTTCGGCCTCTGCTCCCTAA
- a CDS encoding glycosyltransferase family 9 protein, whose product MERPIQKILVIHQGALGDFLCFLPALASLRRSIPHAHVTLMGYPRILELAEGRYYGDAVVSVERAEVALLYQERKRPPRAFEDFLRTFQLICVVGSGKGPFVRNLQAISGARVVAVPPFPPRGEKVHMVDHLLSLPRCMGLPVPGDVPELRLSDKDRVEAQRLLGSLGIDSESRLIAIHPGSGSPAKVWPIERFRTLAQALRLAYKAMILFIMGPGEEQVREELLECRRPEGSVVVEGLSLPELGALLEKCSIFIGNDSGVTHLAAAVGVPVVAIFGPSDPARWAPRGRKIVLVSKDISCAPCDRQAMARCKVRRCLLDIPVDQVFQAVGRIMGKDSRGRSRFLNLPADFPDRAGGDVVPCVRMRAGGIEKGGLPWQRKRWEQ is encoded by the coding sequence GTGGAACGACCCATTCAGAAAATCCTCGTAATCCATCAGGGTGCTCTGGGTGACTTTCTCTGCTTCCTGCCGGCACTGGCTTCTCTCCGCCGGTCTATCCCTCATGCCCACGTGACACTGATGGGGTACCCTCGGATCTTGGAGCTCGCCGAGGGTCGCTACTACGGAGACGCGGTCGTCTCGGTAGAAAGGGCGGAAGTGGCTCTTCTCTACCAGGAGAGGAAAAGGCCGCCGCGGGCTTTTGAGGATTTCCTCAGAACCTTCCAGCTTATATGTGTCGTCGGATCTGGCAAAGGTCCTTTTGTCCGTAACCTGCAGGCGATCAGCGGGGCAAGGGTTGTTGCGGTCCCGCCCTTCCCTCCCCGGGGCGAGAAGGTTCACATGGTGGATCATCTCTTGTCGCTGCCCCGGTGCATGGGACTGCCGGTACCCGGCGATGTCCCGGAGCTTCGTCTTTCGGACAAGGACCGGGTTGAGGCACAGCGGCTGCTGGGAAGCCTCGGCATTGATTCCGAAAGCCGCTTGATAGCCATCCACCCTGGAAGCGGCAGCCCCGCGAAGGTGTGGCCGATTGAGCGCTTCCGGACCCTCGCACAAGCCCTCCGCCTTGCTTACAAGGCCATGATTCTCTTCATTATGGGTCCGGGAGAGGAGCAGGTGAGGGAGGAGTTGCTGGAGTGCCGCAGGCCGGAGGGGTCTGTGGTCGTTGAAGGCCTGTCCCTTCCCGAACTGGGGGCTCTTCTGGAGAAGTGTTCGATCTTCATAGGGAACGATTCGGGGGTGACACATCTGGCTGCCGCCGTCGGGGTGCCCGTAGTGGCCATATTCGGGCCGAGCGATCCTGCCAGGTGGGCTCCCAGGGGAAGAAAGATCGTCTTGGTGAGCAAGGATATCTCATGTGCGCCTTGCGATAGGCAGGCCATGGCGCGGTGCAAGGTGCGGCGATGTCTTCTGGACATCCCAGTGGATCAGGTCTTCCAGGCGGTCGGTAGAATCATGGGAAAGGACAGCCGGGGGAGGAGCCGATTCCTGAATCTTCCGGCCGATTTCCCCGACCGAGCTGGAGGCGATGTCGTCCCCTGCGTGAGGATGAGAGCAGGGGGGATCGAGAAAGGGGGTTTACCGTGGCAGAGGAAAAGGTGGGAACAGTGA
- a CDS encoding DUF763 domain-containing protein: MRTGIANLPLHGGRAPRWLFQRMKLLAREIVILVIDEMGPFEMLKKLSDPFWFQAFGCVLGFDWHSSGLTTTVCGAVKEGIGGLEGDLGFYAAGGKGRASRKTPQTIEAYCGRLSLDPDGLVYASRMAAKVDSAAVQDGYQLYHHVFFFTEKGEWAVVQQGMNCETRYARRYHWLGGDDHDFVCEPHQAVCCDARQPGLNMVAAESRQSREAVSVVACETPDRVVRELKKARTLTLPAHHDIRVLDIDFNRIEKTLTKIYERQPQHFESLLGIEGVGPKTIRSLSLIAELVYGACPSFRDPARFSFAHGGKDGHPYPVDREIYDRSISLLEKAIRRARIGQRDRVDALRRLNRLMTG; the protein is encoded by the coding sequence ATGAGAACAGGGATCGCCAATCTTCCCCTTCACGGGGGCAGGGCTCCCAGATGGCTCTTCCAGCGGATGAAGCTTCTTGCCCGGGAGATCGTCATCCTCGTGATCGATGAAATGGGGCCCTTTGAAATGCTTAAGAAGCTGTCAGATCCTTTCTGGTTTCAGGCTTTTGGCTGTGTATTGGGTTTCGACTGGCATTCCAGCGGCTTGACTACCACGGTCTGTGGAGCAGTAAAAGAGGGGATCGGCGGACTCGAGGGGGACCTCGGTTTTTATGCGGCAGGGGGCAAGGGAAGGGCTTCCAGGAAAACGCCTCAGACGATTGAGGCTTACTGCGGAAGGTTGTCTCTGGATCCGGATGGGTTGGTTTACGCCAGTCGCATGGCTGCAAAGGTGGACAGTGCCGCTGTGCAGGATGGATATCAGCTCTATCACCATGTCTTCTTCTTCACCGAGAAGGGTGAGTGGGCGGTGGTCCAGCAGGGTATGAATTGCGAGACTCGCTATGCCCGGCGGTACCATTGGCTGGGCGGAGACGATCACGACTTTGTCTGCGAGCCCCACCAGGCGGTGTGTTGCGATGCCCGGCAGCCGGGTCTCAACATGGTGGCCGCCGAAAGCCGGCAATCGCGGGAAGCCGTCAGCGTTGTGGCCTGCGAGACCCCTGATCGGGTGGTTCGAGAGCTAAAGAAAGCCCGGACTCTGACCCTGCCGGCCCACCATGACATAAGGGTCCTGGATATAGATTTCAACCGGATAGAGAAGACTCTCACCAAGATTTACGAGCGTCAACCCCAGCACTTTGAATCTCTCCTGGGGATTGAGGGAGTTGGGCCGAAGACGATTCGGTCTCTCAGTCTTATTGCAGAGCTGGTATATGGAGCCTGCCCCAGTTTCAGGGACCCGGCCCGGTTCAGTTTCGCCCACGGGGGCAAGGACGGCCATCCTTACCCGGTGGACAGGGAGATCTACGACCGATCCATCTCATTGCTGGAAAAGGCTATAAGAAGGGCAAGAATCGGACAGCGGGACAGAGTCGATGCGCTGAGGAGGTTGAACCGTCTCATGACGGGCTAG
- a CDS encoding AAA family ATPase has protein sequence MSGNDAWGKGTFDPPGEWRRLVPVIQDEKGPVMVLGAPDTGKTSLIRFLARELSARGERVAYIDGDMGQSILGPPTTQGVALVGAPWGAGGVPQAGELYFVGSTSPRGHRVETLIGLKKLLERCLVDRGRVALIDTTGYVTGEDAIELKYQKLDLLGPRHILALQRDGELEPLLRIQEGLEGGVIHRLPCLPPVRIRSQQERRNYRWSRFKEYFRRVRFHEVDLRRTGLTGTHRRKIEGGGQGELEGLLVGLNGPDNFLVALGIVEKLSRREGVLVCVVPSQADLGRVRTVRLGSVRLDLSEDSDGERPVGPGGIPALSPF, from the coding sequence GTGTCTGGGAATGATGCTTGGGGAAAGGGTACGTTTGATCCGCCTGGCGAGTGGAGAAGGCTTGTTCCGGTAATCCAGGATGAGAAAGGTCCTGTCATGGTTCTGGGCGCTCCGGACACGGGCAAGACCAGTCTCATCCGCTTCTTGGCCCGGGAACTTTCTGCCAGGGGAGAAAGGGTGGCCTATATCGATGGTGACATGGGGCAATCCATCTTGGGACCGCCGACTACACAGGGTGTGGCTCTGGTTGGGGCGCCTTGGGGCGCCGGCGGGGTCCCCCAGGCAGGGGAGCTGTATTTTGTAGGATCCACCTCTCCCAGGGGGCACAGGGTGGAGACCCTTATAGGACTGAAGAAACTTCTGGAGCGCTGCCTGGTGGACCGAGGGCGAGTCGCCCTTATCGACACAACGGGATACGTGACAGGTGAGGATGCTATCGAACTGAAGTACCAGAAGCTGGACCTGCTTGGGCCGAGACATATCCTTGCCCTCCAGCGTGACGGGGAGCTCGAGCCCCTCCTGAGGATTCAGGAGGGGCTCGAAGGAGGAGTGATCCACCGGCTCCCTTGCCTGCCGCCTGTGAGGATCCGCTCGCAGCAGGAGAGGCGGAATTACCGATGGAGTCGGTTCAAGGAGTATTTCAGGAGGGTTCGCTTCCATGAGGTCGATCTGAGAAGAACCGGGCTGACCGGAACTCATCGCCGGAAGATCGAGGGGGGAGGGCAGGGGGAGTTGGAGGGGCTGCTCGTGGGGCTCAACGGGCCGGACAATTTCCTTGTCGCCCTGGGCATCGTCGAGAAATTGAGCCGCCGCGAAGGGGTGCTGGTGTGCGTTGTCCCCTCTCAGGCCGACCTGGGGAGAGTCAGGACGGTCCGTCTCGGAAGTGTCAGACTCGACCTATCCGAGGATTCCGACGGAGAGCGCCCTGTTGGGCCCGGTGGAATCCCTGCCCTTTCCCCGTTCTGA
- a CDS encoding DUF488 domain-containing protein, translated as MGRPLNHEPDLSRPIYTLGTSNREFQEFIEILDCYGIVSVVDVRRFPTSRFEHFRRENLEKALAAEGFDYLYLGGYLGGYRKGGYEAYMESPDFSRGLEILLSVAGKGATAVICAEKLPWKCHRRFIGAALENIGRRVVHLIEKGRAWAGTGRTGNGR; from the coding sequence ATGGGTAGGCCTCTGAATCATGAACCAGACCTTTCCCGTCCCATCTATACCCTGGGGACGAGCAATCGGGAGTTCCAGGAATTCATCGAGATCCTGGACTGTTATGGTATTGTCAGCGTAGTGGATGTGAGGCGGTTCCCCACAAGCAGATTCGAGCACTTCAGGAGAGAGAACCTCGAGAAGGCTTTGGCGGCCGAGGGCTTCGACTACCTGTATCTGGGCGGGTACCTGGGAGGATACAGGAAGGGAGGGTACGAGGCTTACATGGAGTCTCCTGATTTCAGCCGGGGTTTGGAAATTCTCCTCTCAGTGGCCGGCAAGGGGGCGACCGCTGTCATCTGTGCCGAAAAACTCCCGTGGAAATGCCACAGGAGGTTCATAGGTGCCGCCTTGGAGAACATAGGGCGGCGTGTGGTCCATCTCATCGAGAAGGGCAGAGCATGGGCGGGAACGGGAAGGACGGGAAACGGCCGATAG
- a CDS encoding transglycosylase SLT domain-containing protein, translated as MPRSRARQVRGRGLQRAAWFGLAFLVASHLSQVRQARAGIYKYVDQEGVVHFSNVPTSPRYVLYLKEDGDIEFHYSDKDRFDYLIEEASRQYGVDFALIKAIIRAESDFDPQAVSRTGAMGLMQLMPTTAENLSVIDAFDPRENIDAGVRYFRRLLRTFGNDLELSLAAYNAGKNAVLQFNSVPPYEETRRFVKKVLHFYRIYNR; from the coding sequence ATGCCGAGATCCAGGGCAAGGCAGGTTCGGGGAAGGGGACTACAGAGGGCCGCATGGTTTGGTCTTGCCTTTCTTGTCGCCTCACATCTCAGCCAGGTGCGCCAGGCCCGAGCCGGAATTTACAAGTACGTGGATCAGGAAGGGGTGGTCCATTTCTCGAATGTGCCCACGAGCCCCAGGTACGTTCTCTATCTGAAAGAGGATGGGGACATCGAGTTTCACTATTCAGACAAAGACCGGTTTGACTACTTGATCGAGGAGGCCTCCAGACAGTACGGCGTGGATTTCGCTCTGATCAAGGCTATTATTCGGGCGGAATCGGATTTCGACCCACAGGCGGTTTCACGTACCGGGGCAATGGGTCTGATGCAGCTTATGCCCACGACGGCTGAAAATCTCTCCGTGATAGACGCCTTTGATCCCCGGGAGAATATCGACGCCGGAGTCAGGTATTTTAGACGGCTTCTCAGGACTTTCGGCAATGACCTGGAACTCTCCCTCGCGGCTTACAATGCGGGGAAAAACGCTGTCCTGCAGTTCAATTCCGTCCCCCCCTACGAAGAAACCCGCCGTTTCGTCAAGAAGGTTCTCCACTTCTACAGGATTTACAACCGGTAG
- a CDS encoding serine hydroxymethyltransferase, with the protein MSDLLKDDPRVAGIIEAERARINGTLDLIASENHAPESIMEAQGSVFNAKAAEGYPGRRFHSGCALADELESLAISRAKQLFGAEHANVQPHSGVSANLPVYFSVLEVGDRVLSMKLSHGGHLSHGDPASTTSRCFRFSHYSVNRETELIDYDEVSRLAREFRPKMIVAGASSYSRLIDYPKMAAIARDVSAYLMVDMAHIAGLVAAKVIPSPVPYSDFVTFTTYKTLRGGRGGVILCRERYADRIDRAIFPGSQGTPTLNLVAAKAVCFNLAMKPDFVNLQERTLENAACLAVELGRRGYRVVSGGTENHMVLVDLRPKGLKGSVAEEVLESVGILVNRNVVPYDPENPTITSGIRLGVPSITSRGMGKSEVARIAELIDVALSNRARKDVLGRVNREISGLCERFPVYAG; encoded by the coding sequence ATGTCTGATTTACTTAAGGACGACCCGAGAGTCGCCGGGATCATCGAAGCCGAAAGGGCTCGAATAAACGGCACATTAGATCTCATCGCTTCAGAGAACCACGCCCCGGAGTCGATAATGGAGGCTCAGGGATCTGTCTTCAATGCCAAGGCGGCAGAGGGTTATCCGGGCAGGCGTTTCCACTCGGGATGCGCTCTCGCAGACGAGCTGGAGAGCCTGGCGATTTCGCGGGCAAAACAACTCTTCGGCGCCGAACACGCAAATGTCCAGCCCCACAGCGGTGTTTCGGCCAACCTGCCCGTCTATTTCTCCGTTCTCGAGGTGGGGGACAGGGTTCTTTCCATGAAGCTCTCTCACGGCGGCCACCTTTCACACGGAGATCCTGCTTCTACTACCAGTAGGTGCTTCAGATTTTCCCACTATAGCGTGAATCGAGAAACCGAGTTGATAGACTACGACGAAGTAAGCCGTCTTGCGAGGGAATTCAGGCCGAAGATGATCGTGGCAGGAGCAAGCTCGTACTCCCGGCTCATAGACTACCCGAAGATGGCCGCAATCGCCAGGGATGTGTCGGCTTATCTGATGGTGGACATGGCCCATATCGCAGGCCTGGTTGCGGCCAAAGTCATTCCCAGCCCGGTTCCCTACAGCGATTTTGTGACCTTTACCACGTATAAAACACTGAGAGGGGGAAGAGGCGGGGTTATCCTTTGCAGGGAGAGGTACGCTGACAGGATCGACAGGGCCATATTCCCCGGCAGCCAGGGTACCCCCACACTCAATCTTGTGGCCGCAAAGGCCGTCTGCTTCAACCTTGCAATGAAGCCGGACTTTGTGAATCTTCAGGAGAGAACCCTGGAAAACGCGGCTTGTCTTGCGGTAGAACTCGGCAGAAGAGGGTACAGAGTGGTATCCGGGGGGACGGAGAATCACATGGTTCTTGTGGACTTGCGGCCGAAAGGATTGAAAGGGAGCGTAGCCGAAGAGGTTCTTGAATCTGTGGGGATACTCGTCAATCGGAATGTCGTGCCCTATGACCCAGAAAATCCGACAATAACAAGTGGCATCAGACTCGGTGTTCCGTCGATTACCAGCAGGGGAATGGGAAAATCCGAAGTCGCCCGTATAGCAGAGTTGATCGATGTTGCCCTGTCCAACCGTGCCAGAAAGGATGTGTTGGGTCGTGTGAACCGGGAGATCTCGGGACTGTGTGAGCGGTTTCCTGTCTATGCAGGGTAG
- a CDS encoding DUF72 domain-containing protein, translating to MAGQQIHSVEGFRFRDLHPLVSIGTASDRYAGWLGQIYSEQLYRGRISQRLKTVGGGSFREEVLPVKSVEEYFEHFSVLELDFTFYGLLLDEDLRPTQNYRVLQSYRKYMGASDRVIIKVPQVIFAQRLWREKRFVENPDYLNPELFTRRFYQPAVQLFGDLLQGLIFEQEYQPKQDRTSPDAYALALDGFLQEIPKDNRYHIEVRTESLLSEPYFSVLEKHGVGQVLSHWTWLPSLRKQFTLSGGRFLNRSGQTVVRLMTPRGVRYAEAYAMAYPFNRLVDGMMSPHMVDETVEVMSEAVDRGVHVNVVINNRAGGNAPIIAQKISRRFLEARHV from the coding sequence ATGGCTGGGCAGCAAATCCACAGTGTGGAGGGGTTTCGTTTTAGAGACCTCCATCCCCTTGTTTCAATCGGGACCGCCAGCGACAGATACGCAGGCTGGCTCGGGCAGATCTATTCCGAGCAGCTCTACAGGGGTAGGATATCTCAAAGGCTCAAGACGGTGGGAGGGGGATCCTTCAGGGAGGAGGTCCTGCCCGTCAAATCAGTCGAAGAGTACTTTGAACATTTCTCTGTTCTCGAATTGGATTTCACCTTCTACGGTCTCCTGCTCGACGAGGATCTAAGACCCACGCAGAACTACAGGGTCCTTCAGAGTTACCGCAAGTACATGGGTGCAAGTGACCGGGTGATCATCAAGGTCCCCCAGGTGATTTTTGCCCAGAGGCTTTGGAGAGAGAAGAGGTTCGTTGAGAATCCCGACTATCTTAACCCGGAGCTCTTCACCCGGCGGTTTTACCAACCAGCCGTGCAGCTGTTTGGAGATCTGCTCCAGGGACTGATCTTCGAGCAGGAGTACCAACCGAAGCAAGACAGAACCTCTCCCGATGCCTATGCACTGGCACTCGACGGGTTTCTCCAAGAGATCCCCAAGGACAACAGGTACCACATAGAGGTCAGAACAGAATCCCTCCTTTCAGAACCCTATTTCAGTGTTCTCGAAAAGCATGGAGTCGGGCAGGTCCTGTCGCACTGGACCTGGCTCCCCTCTCTCCGGAAGCAGTTTACGCTGAGTGGAGGCAGGTTTCTGAACCGGAGTGGACAGACCGTAGTGAGGCTGATGACCCCTCGCGGAGTGCGGTACGCAGAGGCATACGCAATGGCCTATCCTTTCAACAGGCTGGTAGACGGCATGATGAGCCCTCACATGGTGGACGAGACGGTCGAGGTCATGTCAGAGGCCGTTGATCGAGGCGTGCATGTCAACGTGGTGATCAATAACCGTGCAGGCGGAAACGCTCCAATTATCGCCCAGAAGATCTCGCGGAGGTTCCTGGAGGCGAGACATGTCTGA
- a CDS encoding rubredoxin, protein MDKWQCTVCGYIYDPEKGDPDNGIDPGTPFEELPDDWVCPVCGASKDEFEKT, encoded by the coding sequence ATGGACAAGTGGCAGTGTACGGTATGCGGATACATCTATGACCCGGAAAAGGGAGACCCAGACAATGGAATCGATCCAGGCACCCCTTTCGAAGAACTCCCTGACGATTGGGTCTGTCCTGTGTGCGGAGCCTCCAAGGACGAATTCGAAAAAACCTGA
- a CDS encoding NAD(P)/FAD-dependent oxidoreductase, whose product MRRYVIVGNGVAGTTAAESIRQVDKAGKIDIFTDEPQPFYTRIRLPEYLAGEVDEEKLVVHKPGWYHEHSIELHLEEPVVLVDPEKREVQTTKQAAYPYDRLLLATGSHPFVPPVKGAAKRGVFTLRSLKDAEKIREYAASTKKAVLIGGGVLGLEVGNGLRRLGIEVSVVEFFPRLLPRQMDVPGSELLKRQMETMGFRFYLGARSKEIVGKARVEGVVLEEGPTLPCDMLLFSAGIRPNLDLARSLDLEIERGAVVNDHLETKRPGVYAAGDLVEHRGLFYGIWPASQKQGEIAGINMAGGEASYQGTVMSNRLKVAGIDLISSGNIDSDRNLKDLVRKDEGKFVYRRLVLEGGVIVGCILMGDISGHREILHAMENRRDVTAFKGDILAEGFDFQKLER is encoded by the coding sequence ATGAGACGGTATGTGATTGTCGGGAACGGGGTTGCAGGAACCACGGCGGCCGAGTCGATCCGGCAGGTGGATAAGGCCGGGAAGATCGATATCTTCACCGACGAGCCGCAGCCCTTTTACACCCGTATCAGACTCCCGGAGTATCTTGCCGGGGAGGTGGATGAGGAGAAGCTCGTCGTTCACAAACCCGGATGGTATCACGAGCATTCGATCGAGCTCCATCTGGAGGAACCTGTAGTACTTGTCGATCCCGAAAAGAGAGAGGTTCAAACCACCAAGCAGGCTGCCTATCCGTATGACCGCCTCCTGCTTGCCACCGGCAGCCACCCCTTTGTTCCACCCGTCAAGGGTGCGGCAAAGCGCGGTGTCTTCACCCTCCGGTCCTTGAAGGACGCCGAGAAGATCCGAGAATATGCTGCCAGCACAAAGAAGGCAGTTCTCATCGGCGGGGGCGTCTTGGGCCTTGAAGTGGGAAACGGATTGCGCCGGCTTGGCATCGAAGTCTCCGTGGTCGAGTTTTTTCCAAGGCTTCTTCCACGGCAGATGGATGTTCCTGGAAGTGAGCTTCTGAAAAGACAGATGGAGACCATGGGATTCAGATTCTATCTCGGGGCGAGGTCGAAGGAGATAGTGGGAAAGGCCCGAGTTGAAGGGGTGGTTCTCGAAGAGGGCCCCACCCTTCCCTGCGACATGCTGCTTTTTTCGGCAGGCATCCGCCCAAACCTCGATCTGGCAAGGAGCCTCGACCTCGAAATAGAAAGGGGGGCGGTCGTCAACGACCACCTGGAAACCAAGAGACCGGGTGTATACGCGGCAGGAGACCTTGTGGAGCACAGGGGGCTTTTCTACGGCATCTGGCCCGCGTCACAAAAACAAGGCGAAATAGCTGGAATCAACATGGCTGGAGGCGAAGCCTCGTATCAGGGAACCGTAATGTCGAACCGCCTCAAGGTGGCAGGTATCGACCTGATCTCTTCCGGGAATATCGACTCGGATAGAAATCTGAAAGATCTGGTACGGAAAGACGAGGGAAAATTTGTTTATAGGAGGCTGGTCCTGGAAGGCGGTGTCATTGTCGGATGCATCCTTATGGGAGATATTTCAGGGCATCGAGAGATCCTCCACGCCATGGAGAACAGAAGAGACGTGACGGCCTTCAAAGGAGATATCCTCGCAGAGGGGTTCGATTTCCAGAAACTCGAGAGATAG